CCGGAGCAGTACGACGCCCTGGCGGCCCTGCTGGCCGACTGGATGGAGCGCTACCCGATCCCCCCGGACCACATCACCACCCACAGGGCCGTGGATCTGGGGGGTGAACGCTCCGATCCACGCAGCTTCGACTGGCGTGCCCTGCAGACCCGGCTGGAGAGCCTCGGCGCGATGTGCTGAGACCGCACCCATCCTCTGCCGGGCAGTCTCGTGAGAACCCTCTGATCCCTGGCGCTCAGATCAGAGGGGAGAGGGCCGGCCTGCGGGTGCCGTACAGCAGGGCGTGCAGGGCGGGATCCTGCATCGAGCGCAGGATGCGGCGGGGGTAGTCGAGCTTGCCGTTGTGCAGGTAGGCCAGGGTGGCCAGGGCCTTGGCCTCGCGCGGATCGGCGCTGGCCTGCAGCACGCGCCCGCGGGGGAAGCCCAGGGCGTCGCTGAGCCGGGCGAATTTCCCCACCAGCAGCACCACGTTCTGCTGCGGATCCAGCAGCTGACGCCGCGCCTCCATCACCTCCTCCGCTGTGGCATCGGGGCGGAGCAGCCCCTGGTGCACCATTTCGCCCAGGCCCAGCTGGGCCGGACCGTGGGTGCTGAACAGGCCGGAATGGGCCGCGATCGGCAGATCCTCCCCTGGCTTGGCATGCCGCATCTCGTCGAAGAGCACGGCGGTCACCAGCATCGGGTTGATCCGATGCTGGGCCGAGGCGGAGAGGATCACCGGGCGCAGATCCTCCAGCCTGGCCAGGGTGTGGTTGCGCAGGGGCTCGAACTGGTCGATGCCCTCGGTGAACAATTGGGCCAGCTGGGGCTGCGGGCCATGCACCCCGAAGCGGCGCTGCAGTTCCTGCAGTTCGCTGGCGGAGAACTGGAGGGGGTCGGGGTTGCTGCCGTCCGCCGGGTAATGCACGCTGCTGCTGAGGCCCGGTTCGAGCACCAGGGACGGGGATTCCTGCCAGCGGCCCGCCGGGGTGAAGGCTGCCAGGCCGAGCCCGGCGAGAACGCCAATGGCCCGGAACCTGCGGCGCCTGGCCCGCCCATGGCGAGGGAGGGCTGAGGCGGGCCGAACCCGATCCGGGCCCAGGCGTAGGGCCTGCCTCACCGAAGTGGAGCCAAGGCGCACAAAAATGCCAACGAACTGAAACCTGATCTTAAGAACACTCTCCATTTCTGCCTCCCGAACCTGAACGGTCCTGGGGCCGACCCCCTTTTCTGTGGATCGTCTGGATCACGTCTAGGTTCAGCAGGCCAGACCTCGGCGTGCTCCCACGCCAACCCCGCTGACTCCATGCCTGCCGATTTCAATGGCTCCGATGCCGTGACCCAGTGGAGCCGGTTCTGCGAGCTGCTCTGGTTCCATGAGGATCTCGGCTTCTGGCTCGATGTCAGCCGCATGGCGCTGAACCAGGACGACCTGGACCGCCTCCAGCCCGGTTTCACCAGCGCCTTCGCCGCCATGGAGGCCCTGGAGGGGGGAGCCATCGCCAATCCCGATGAACAGCGGATGGTGGGCCATTACTGGCTGCGGGCCCCCCAGATGGCTCCCGACCAGGACACCGCCCGCCACATCGCCAACGAAATCGATCAGATCGAGGCCTTCGGCCGGAAGGTGCTCTCCGGCGCTCTGCCGGCCCCTGGAGGGCAGCGCTTCACCGATGTGCTCTGGATCGGCATCGGCGGTTCCGGTCTCGGTCCGCTGTTGATGATCGAGGCGCTGCAGCAGGAGAACTGTGGCCTGCCCTTCCACTTCATCGACAACGTCGACCCCCAGGGCATCAGCCGCATCCTGGGCCGCCTGCAGGACCGGCTCGGCACCACCCTGGTAATCGTGGTGAGCAAGTCGGGCGGCACCCCCGAGCCCCGCATCGCCATGGAGCAGGTGCGCGAGCGGCTCAGCAGCCAGGGCGGTGACTGGGCAGGGCAGGCCGTGGCCGTGACGATGGTGGGCAGCCGGCTGGACCGGCTGGCGGCGGGGGAGCAGTGGCTGGCCCGCTTTGACATGTTCGACTGGGTGGGGGGGCGCACCAGCATCACCAGCGCCGTGGGCCTGCTGCCGGCCGCCCTGATCGGCACCGACCTGCGGGCGTTTCTGGCCGGGGCCGCCCAGATGGATGCCGCCACCCGCACGACCTCCCTCACCGCCAATCCGGCGGCCCTGATGGCAGCCGCCTGGCACGTGGCGGGCCACGGCCGCGGTGAGCGCGACATGGTGCTGCTGCCCTACCGCGACCGGCTGGCGGTGTTCAGCCGCTACCTGCAGCAGCTGGTGATGGAGAGCCTGGGCAAGAAGCTCGATCGCGATGGTGCGGTGGTGAACCAGGGCATCGCGGTGTATGGCAACAAGGGTTCCACCGACCAGCACGCCTATGTGCAGCAGCTGCGCGACGGCGTGGACAACTTCTTCGTGACCTTCATCGAAGCTCTCGATGATCCCGCCGACATCCCGGCGCTGCACGGCGAGCGCCCCGGCGACGTGCTGGAAGGCTTCCTCCAGGGCACCCGCACCGCCCTGATGGAGAGTGGCCGCCAGAGCCTCTCGATCACCCTGCGCCGCTTCGACGCCCGGGCCCTCGGTGCCCTGGTGGCCCTGTTCGAGCGGGCCGTGGGGCTCTATGCCGAACTGGTGAACATCAACGCCTACGACCAGCCCGGCGTGGAGGCCGGTAAGCTTGCCGCCGCCTCGATCCTCGAGCTCCAGGCGGAGCTGGAGAGCCTGCTGGCCGACGGCCAGACCCGCAGCCTCGAGCAGCTGCAGCGGGGGCTGGAGGCCGGGGGCCGGGCCGTGCCGTCACCGGAGCCGATCTTCTGGATCCTGCGCCACCTCAGTGCCAACCAGCCGGCTCTCCAGGTGGAGGGCGACTGGGGCCAGCCGGCCAGCCTGCAGGTGAGCCTGCGCCCTCAGCTGGACGCCGAGGTGTAGTGCCGCAGGGCGAAGCGCCAGAACCAGCGGCTCGCCGCAAAGCACACGGCCGCCACCACCAGTCCCGCCACGGCCCAGGCCGGTTCTCCGCGTCCGAGGATCGCCTCGGCCGGCACCGTGGTGAGGAACGCCACCGGCAGCACGAAGGTGAACACCAGCCGCAGGGCCGCCGGGTAGGCGCTCACCGGATAGCGGCCGGCCACCAGGGTGTAGCGCAGCACCTCCGTGGCGTTCCACACCTTCACGAACCAGATGCTCAGGGCCGCCAGCACGAACCAGAGGCTGTAGAGGATCACGGCGCTGGCGAGCACCAGCGCCAGCGCCAGCAGCACGGTGGTGGACTGCCCGCTGGCGCCGGCCCGACCGGCGGCCCAGCCGCAGAGGGCCAGGCCGGCGACCACACCGGGCAGGCCCCAGGGGGAGAGCATGCGGGTGGAGAGCCAGAACTGGCTGTCCACGGGCTTGAGCAGCACGAAGTCGAGGCTGCCGGTCTGCACGTGCCCCACGATGCGGCTGAGGTTGGGCTGCAGCAGGCTGGTGGTGAAGCCCTCCAGAAGGGTGTACAGGCCCAGCACCACCAGGGCCTGCTCCCAGCTCCAGCCGCCCAGCTGCGCCGCGGCCCCGCGGGAGGGCCCGCCGAACAGCAGGCCCAGCACGAACACGCTGCCGGCCAGGTTGCCCAGCACCGAAAGGGCCTCGATCCAGAAATTGGCGGGGTATTCCAGTTCGGCGTTCAGAGCGGTGCTCCAGAAGCAGCGCAGGCTGCGCAGATACCGTGCCATCACGCCCCCATGGCGGCGTAACGCCTCAGCCCCCGCCGCCACAGCCAGGCCGCGAGCGGCAGCACCAGGGCGCACCAGGCCGCGATCGCCCCAAAGCCCCGGCCGGCCTCCACCGGCGCCCCGGCCAGCAGCCGGGCCGGGAAGTCCACCATCCAGGGGAAGGGGGTGGCCTCGGCCAGGCGCCGCATCGCCGGGGGGAAGGTGTCGAGCGGCGCCACCAGACCCGACAGGAAGAGGTAGGGAATCATCAGCAGCCGGTCGAGGGCAGCGGCCCGTTCGGTCCAGAAGCAGGCCATCGCCACCACGGTCTGGATCAGGAAGCGCAGCAGAAACACCGCCAGGATGGCCAGCACCCCCAGCAGCAGCCTGCCGGGCGGCGGCAGCCAGAGGCTGCCCGGGGCGATCAGGGCCAGGGGTGGCAGCAGCACCAGCAGGAACGGCAGCCGGGTGGCCTGTTCCGCCAGATGGGCCGCGAAGTAGCGCCACAGGGGCAGCAGCGGCTGCAGCAGGAAGGGGGAGAGCTTGCCCTGGAGCACGTCCTCCTCGAACACGTGGATCATCCACACCACCGTGAACTGCCGCACCAGGAAGGCCGCCAGGAAGTAGCGGCTCAGCTGCACCGGGCTGAGCCCCGCGGCCTCGGAGGCACCCGAGCCGCTCCACACGCCGAGCATGATCAGGGGGAGCACCCCCGAGAGCACCCACAGGGCGATCTCGGCCCGGTACTCGAGCATGTAGGCGTACTGGGTTTCCAGCAGCACCCGGGCGATCCTCGCGGCCCTGGCGAGGCCGCGGCCGCCGGCTCCGGCTCTTGCCCTTAGGGAGCTTCTCAAGGGATGGCGGTTCATGGCGCGCCCTGGGCCTGGCGATCCTCCCGGCGGAACACCTCGCCGATCAGCTGCTCGATCGGCGGGTCGCTCACCTCCAGATCGCTCACGGCGAAGGCACTCAGCAGGGAGGCCACCCGTTCGGTGAGCTGCTCGCGGCGGATGCGCAGCCGCACGTGGTGGCCCTGGTGCTCATCCACCAGGCCGTAGGCCGCGAAGCTGCCGGCCGGCTGCAGCTCCTGCAGCTCCAGCCGCACCTCCCGGTGGGGGGCCAGCTCCTGGGTGAGGCGGGCCAGCGGACCATCGTGGAAGAGCTGGCCCTCATGGATCAGCAGCACCCGCTCGCAGAGCGCGGTGATGTCCCCCATGTAGTGGCTGGTGAGCAGCACCGTGGCGCCGGTGCGGCGGTTGTAGTCGGCCAGGAAGTCGCGCACCCGGGCCTGGGCGTTCACATCCAGCCCCAGGGTGGGTTCATCGAGGAAGAGCACCGCTGGCCGGTGGAGCAGGGCGGCCAGCAGTTCGGCCTTCATCCTCTGGCCGAGGGAGAGTTTGCGCACCGGCCGTTGCAGCTCCGGGCCCAGCTCGAGCATCTCGGCCAGCTCGCCGATGCGGCGCTCGGCCGTGGCCTCGTCGATGCCGTACACCGCCGCATTGACGCGGAAGGAGTCGAGGGCGGGCAGGTCCCAGATCAGCTGCTGGCGGTTGCCCATCACCAGGGTGATCTGCTGCAGGAACCGTTCACGGCGCTCGAAGGGCACGCAGTCCGCCACCCGCACCGAGCCGCCACTGGGATGGATCAGGCCGGTGAGCATCTTGAGGGTGGTGGTCTTGCCGGCGCCGTTGGGGC
This portion of the Cyanobium sp. NIES-981 genome encodes:
- a CDS encoding helicase DnaB is translated as MRQALRLGPDRVRPASALPRHGRARRRRFRAIGVLAGLGLAAFTPAGRWQESPSLVLEPGLSSSVHYPADGSNPDPLQFSASELQELQRRFGVHGPQPQLAQLFTEGIDQFEPLRNHTLARLEDLRPVILSASAQHRINPMLVTAVLFDEMRHAKPGEDLPIAAHSGLFSTHGPAQLGLGEMVHQGLLRPDATAEEVMEARRQLLDPQQNVVLLVGKFARLSDALGFPRGRVLQASADPREAKALATLAYLHNGKLDYPRRILRSMQDPALHALLYGTRRPALSPLI
- a CDS encoding glucose-6-phosphate isomerase, whose product is MPADFNGSDAVTQWSRFCELLWFHEDLGFWLDVSRMALNQDDLDRLQPGFTSAFAAMEALEGGAIANPDEQRMVGHYWLRAPQMAPDQDTARHIANEIDQIEAFGRKVLSGALPAPGGQRFTDVLWIGIGGSGLGPLLMIEALQQENCGLPFHFIDNVDPQGISRILGRLQDRLGTTLVIVVSKSGGTPEPRIAMEQVRERLSSQGGDWAGQAVAVTMVGSRLDRLAAGEQWLARFDMFDWVGGRTSITSAVGLLPAALIGTDLRAFLAGAAQMDAATRTTSLTANPAALMAAAWHVAGHGRGERDMVLLPYRDRLAVFSRYLQQLVMESLGKKLDRDGAVVNQGIAVYGNKGSTDQHAYVQQLRDGVDNFFVTFIEALDDPADIPALHGERPGDVLEGFLQGTRTALMESGRQSLSITLRRFDARALGALVALFERAVGLYAELVNINAYDQPGVEAGKLAAASILELQAELESLLADGQTRSLEQLQRGLEAGGRAVPSPEPIFWILRHLSANQPALQVEGDWGQPASLQVSLRPQLDAEV
- a CDS encoding ABC transporter permease → MARYLRSLRCFWSTALNAELEYPANFWIEALSVLGNLAGSVFVLGLLFGGPSRGAAAQLGGWSWEQALVVLGLYTLLEGFTTSLLQPNLSRIVGHVQTGSLDFVLLKPVDSQFWLSTRMLSPWGLPGVVAGLALCGWAAGRAGASGQSTTVLLALALVLASAVILYSLWFVLAALSIWFVKVWNATEVLRYTLVAGRYPVSAYPAALRLVFTFVLPVAFLTTVPAEAILGRGEPAWAVAGLVVAAVCFAASRWFWRFALRHYTSASS
- a CDS encoding ABC-2 family transporter protein encodes the protein MLEYRAEIALWVLSGVLPLIMLGVWSGSGASEAAGLSPVQLSRYFLAAFLVRQFTVVWMIHVFEEDVLQGKLSPFLLQPLLPLWRYFAAHLAEQATRLPFLLVLLPPLALIAPGSLWLPPPGRLLLGVLAILAVFLLRFLIQTVVAMACFWTERAAALDRLLMIPYLFLSGLVAPLDTFPPAMRRLAEATPFPWMVDFPARLLAGAPVEAGRGFGAIAAWCALVLPLAAWLWRRGLRRYAAMGA
- a CDS encoding ATP-binding cassette domain-containing protein gives rise to the protein MPILPKPIIDVRLLSKRYRVAEKRPGLVGTLQHLLQRRYREVCAVQGVSFAIEPGEMVGFLGPNGAGKTTTLKMLTGLIHPSGGSVRVADCVPFERRERFLQQITLVMGNRQQLIWDLPALDSFRVNAAVYGIDEATAERRIGELAEMLELGPELQRPVRKLSLGQRMKAELLAALLHRPAVLFLDEPTLGLDVNAQARVRDFLADYNRRTGATVLLTSHYMGDITALCERVLLIHEGQLFHDGPLARLTQELAPHREVRLELQELQPAGSFAAYGLVDEHQGHHVRLRIRREQLTERVASLLSAFAVSDLEVSDPPIEQLIGEVFRREDRQAQGAP